The genomic stretch ggccttccgcgcctgcgtcaaCACCCTTCTGGCGGGGGCAGTCGTCCTCGTCATCTACATGCTTCCTTTTCCCGCACGGCATCTCCCTTGGAGACCCTCGAGAGTACTCACACACCGCCTCGCTGATGTCTGCGCTGCCACCTGCTGGTCCGCTTTCCTTTTCGCCAGCCGTCTGCGAGCCGAGGTCGAGGTCCGCCGCATCCACAACTGCCTCTGCCATGCGACGCACAGGCAGCCGGTAGGAtcccctctcctctgtctctgcattCCGCGACGTGAGGAGCGTGCGGTCTTCATCTGCAAGTGCGCGAATTGAAGAGTGTAACGGCGAGTTCGCCTCTGGAAGTGAAAAAGCGCCACTCGAGTGAGCCGAGGCGGCATGGGCGCCGGGCAGCCCCGGAGACGAGCTGCTACTCCGCTCTCCGCCAGGGTtagccgccgcgctctctctgctgcagtGGCTGCTGGCGTCCATCGTGCTCAAGGTGCTGGGTCGGCTTGCGATCGGAATGCGGCGAGAGTCGCCCTCACGGGCGTCTCCAGTCTCCGCAGCGTGCCCTCCCGAACACCGAAGCCTCTTCGCGCCTGGACTCGCCCGCGAGCTACGAGAGAGCCCGCCTTGGCGTTtctgctgctgtctctgctgcagctcctgaaGCCGTCGCTGCAGTCGCACCAGTTGCTCGCGCACCTGccgctcttcctcgtcgtcctcagaGAGCGGGGATGAGTCACACAACTCATCGGCGGCATGTCGCAAGTCTGGGAACATTTCAGACGCGCTGGTCGACACGGACGCACAGGCGTTCACCGTCCGACTGCCGTCCGCAGAGATATCCGCTGTGTCGTCTCTCGAAGGCCTTGCCGccccggcgcggaggcgtgggGAGTCGTCCGGGCCCTCTGAACACTCTTCTGCGTCGGTGTGTCCGGGGCTGTTGGCGTAAGACGGCACTGTGTCGCTGCCCTCTTTGCTGCTGCACGTGCTGCCTCGACTGcttccggcgcctcgtcgcttcaGGCCTTGGTGCGCGAAAAGCCGTGCGTCATCTAGAAAAGATCCACTCATCCCCGCTGCACCGCGCCAGGGCTGCTCCATCTTCCCCGCGCCCTCCAAgttctcgccgccgtctgcttcgcACGTCTCCACGTCGTTCCTCGACTTTTCTTCGCCGACCGACGGGGGCAGTGCCGAcaacgcgcaggcggagcagctgtctgcgcccgccgcaagCCACTCAGAGCTGCTTCGACTCCCGGCAGCCGCCAcggcacgcgccgcggctgtctgcgtctcagCGTCGGTGCTGGCGGACTGCactccgccgcaggggcgaccggcggcgctgggACGGCTCTCGGACGAGTCCAGCCCGCGGCAGCTCAGCGAAGCCGACCGCGGCGAGACCTTGGGGAGTCGATGACAGAGGCGACCGCCTCCTGAGGGGACGTGACAGCCTTCGACGCCTTCTAGGGAActggaggcaggcgccgtcACTGCCTCTCTTTTTGAGCTTCGGTGCTCAGGCGCGTCGTCTTGGCCCCCTCCGCCGGAGTCCTCCCCGCATGCATCTCCTCCATCCTCGCGCTGGGCACACACGCTCCCGGTCACAGCTGCTAGAGCCTGGGGACCCAACTCGACACCGTTCTGCAAGTCAAACAGCTTAGACTCCCTCTGCGAAATTTCACCAGGAGAGTGGGCCTGCCATGCTCCTTCGGAGTCCTCTTCTTGtccgtcgtcggcgccctgGCTAGCCGCGAGTCCCGAGTGCTGCTCCACAGGCCCGCTCGAATTCGACGTCGACGGGCAcgctctgtcttcttctcccgcaCTCGTTATGCTCTCCCTGGACGGGCATCGAGTGTGCATGCCAGACGTGAGGGACCCGGCGGAGCTTGCAGACCCCCTGTGCCTGACCGCCCTGGTTTCGCGACGCTCCAACTTTCCGGCATTTAACGACGAAAGGTGGGGTGCCCTATCGCCCTCCCTCACACAGTCTGTggacagctgcggcgccgcgccgccgcgcagggccggctgctgctcctgcgacgacggcgccatGAGCGGACGGTTCGCAGCGTACGAGGCCAGCTTCAAATGCTCCCGCAACAAcgccctccctcctcgctgtgcctcgcctccgtttctcttcgcctcgtgTGGTTGAACCTCGTAGGGTGCGGCCTTTCCAGACTGGCTGCTCGCTGTTGGCAGAGAGTGGAAACCTGCCATGggcgctctctccgcggcgggaTCCCACGTGAGCAACTGGAGAAGGACTTCTGTCTCCAGGTGTGTGCCCTTCGAAGATGCTGGCCTGGCTGTTGTCGCCGTCTCCATGCGCTTGCTAACACACCGCGAGTAGGCTTTCTGTGGAAGAGTGGGATGCAGCGAACTCGCGTGGCGCGGATCCTGCAGAGTGCGTGCGCACACGCCAGGGCGGAGCAAACAAAGGCAGCAAACAATTCGATACAACAAATATCCGCATGCGCACCACCACTCACTCTCTCTGCGAGCGTCCGCCACAGCGACGGGGGGCCTCCCAATCGAGCTTTACGCGATGTCCGCCTTCCCCCATCAGGGGAGCGCCCTCGGCAGCAGTCCGGCCTTCGATTGCGGAACTAGCGCGGAGTGCGGAGACAACAAACATTCGTGCGAAGCCTCCTCGTATGCCGCCGGCCGGCAGATCAACCGAAAAGAAAGGCAGTCAACGACCCCGAATGCGGTATTATCACGTGCTGCACTCTGCCGACGGGGTCGTGCGGGCGTGCTTCCGGTCGGGAAAAGTCTAGGTGTTTCGTTCCACCCATTTGCCAGGAACATGAAGCGACGAACTCCGCTTCCGTACTCACTTGGAAGACATTCTTCggaagaaaaacggaaaagCGGACCTTACCTTTGTTGCTGGTGTCGCCTCtcgtgctgcgcgcctgtTGCACTGGCGTCGACCTGACTCAGCCAGGCAACCGTTGTTGATTTGCTTACTCGGCGTCAGGCACGGCGTCACAGCCGCTTGTCTGCTCGAGTAGAGGCGGCTTGCCCACAACCCCGCGGAGTCACCAAAGCTTCGGCTTTGCTACCCTTCACCAAAGCCAGAATTGTCGATGATCGTGCCAAGAGTCGCGCAACATGGTCGGGGGCGGGCAGGGGGCTAGCGCTTGTGTGTCTGTTGATCGCATGTCGCGCTGCTGTGGGCGGTCGCCGCCAAATCCAGTCGTCCTCGCGTCGAAACTTGGCTTCCTCCGTATAAGAACAACTTTACTGTCGGATGCACGTAGTTTTCGCATGGGttcagagaaaaaagaggtggggagaaaacgcagcgTGAACACGGTGCCTCCTGAAGCCGAGGGACCCCGCCACACCGCaccggcggagagagagagacgctggGAAGAGTGCGCCCCCAGCGCAAGATCGGAAAGAGGCACACTGTAAGCCGATGAATACACgcagcgctgcagcgacgTGCCGCGAAGTGCATATGCGTGCACGGGCGTTAcggggcgcggctgccggcgggcGGGCGTTTTCTACCTCGTCGTACACGGAACAAGTTCAGAGTGACTCACGGAGCGCCGCTTTAAAAGAACTGAAGGACGTGGTCCTCCGGAAAAcaagcagcagagagagtcTGCTGTCGGGCCGAAAAACCACGCTCAAAACGGCTCTGCTGTCTGTCCGTCCGCAACGCCGCAAACGGCGTGAAGGACGCTCCCGCTACGCGAATGGAATGCAACGGTAAGCTTCGTTGGCAAATAAGAATACAGAAAGGAACTCTCGAGCATCCCGTTCTTCCGCCGCCATGCGAGAAGCCTAAGCAACGAACGGGAGAAACGTCGGAAGAGACGAGGCAACACGGGTACGCCAAACGTCCGGCTGGGATCTTCAACTGCGCAACATGTTCACGCCGGGAAGTCCCAGCACTGCGATGCAACACGGACTGCTCACACGCGTCGTCATCCTCTTCTATGAAGCCTATTTCCCGCAACTCTGTCTCTGTTCCAAGCTCTATCGGCTACCCTTCCTCACTGCGCACGCAACCATCTGCGTGCCAACCGCCCTTCTGCTGGAGGACGTCGCTCAGTGTGTTTTTCCTCAACGACACAAGTGTGAATAGGCCAACGATGCTGCGTGCTGCCGCCTAGCGTACTCCCTCCACGGAGCCACTGAGCAGATGCTGCAGACATCTGCAGATAATACAGGCGGAACCAGCTGTGGAGATGCACAGATAACTACCGATCCGTTCGGGCTCAGCTCAGCGCTTCGGCTGCAGGTCGACCGACGCAACTGTTGCCCCTGCACACTTGCACCCTCATTGAGGGACGAAGAAGTTGGTACAGGAGTATTGATCCCCAGCCTCCAGCAGCAGTGAAAAAGGATGGTCGAGCTATTTGCGGCTTTTAACGGCTCCTCATTCGCTGTTCAAACGTGCTCTGTCCGAAACGTGGGCAATCGCATCATTCTCACCGAGCAGTAGTCAGTCCTCCTTTACACACCAAGTTCGGCTTCCGTCGTTGGAAGTGTCCGGTACTTGTCATCTCGTCCGGCGTACTCTGGCGGTGCTTTGTAAGAAAGAGGTAGTTCTAGCTAGAAGGCTGCGTACAGGAGCGCCCATCTAGTGCTTAAACTACCTCGGACCGGGAAGAGTGGGATGTCTCCCTGGTGTCCTTTCCCTGCAGTGGCGCGGCAGATACCCGCATTCGCTGCCTAACCACTGCAAGAAGCAGAATCCAGAGGTCCACTCCTCACACGTCGGTAAAAAGATCGCACTTTTCGCGGGACAGTGATGCCGCCGTAACCTCCGAAGAATTCAAAATAGCCGGACTCCGGCTCAGCCCGTCACTCGGAGGAGAGCAAGCGTCGTCGTGGCGTCCTCCTAGCTTGCTACCGGCAGCCGTCCCCGCGACTCTGGCACCTCGCGGGGACGGCTGCCGGACGGATGGACGACGGCAGCTCCCGCGGCTTCCCCGTGTCAGTGTACCCGTCGCATTTGAGACACGCAGCAAAAGCTGGCCGACAACGGAATCCGCGTTTACCCTAGCTTCCGTCGACGCTTTTCCGCAGCGACCGtaagagacgccgcagggtATATATACCACGTATCGGTCATGTACTCGAGCTTCGGCAACAAGAAGACCAGTAGtacgtctctctctcggaaAGAAACCAAGCAGGGGAGCGCGGTGCGCCTGGTCCGAGTCAACGCTTCACGGCAGCGATCTGTTCCCACCTCCACCCTGCCCCGTGCCCCCTTCCCCCTGCCCTCAGAGAGCCTGCCAGAATAGCAGGACTCCCAAACCTTTAGGGAACAGCGACAACAGCCTGCGTATCGCGGGGGTATTCACCAAGCCGGTGTCTGTAATGTTCCGTCTCAGCGATTTTCCGTGCTGGTGCGAAACCCGTCGCTGAGACACATGCGTCCTCGTACACTGATTTGGTTAGTAGGTACTTGCTACAAGTTAGAAGGCGATTTTCTTATGTTGTTGAGGTCCGACTCTGTTCGTGGAGGATACGCAAATTCACAGGCATTCTGAACCCGCGAACATCGCTATGCACCGCGGTCAACGCCAGATGCACTGCTGTGCCGCTGCTTGTACACGGGGTCTCTAAAGACCGTTCATCTTTTCCCGGCCGGATCCGCGATGAGAGCACGATGTCCCCTGAAAACCTGCCGCTTGAGTTGTCATCTCGTTCCCGTCGCGCAAAATACTGTGACAGCGTGCTTCTTCCGATCCGCAGTGCGACTACACACGTGCAAGCAACCCCAtctcagcgcgccgcgcgtctcggctGTCCTACATCAGCGAACCGCCCCGTCGAGCTGCGGTCTGCCGGTGCAATGTACGAATTGCGTTGTCGCGCCTTCACAAGGTGGGGACAAGTATCCGTCGGAGCGCTCGGGAAGCAAACCAGAACTACTCCCTCGTTCACTTCCCCCCGGTAAAGGGTCTACGAAGCAGAGTGTACGAAGAATACGCATTACATGGTCTCTTCGCATGCGATTGATGCACCAAACGGGCAATTTATCACTCTGGACTGAAGCTCCTACCCAAGTCCCGCCGGAAAACTCTGTTCTACAAACAAGTTCATTTCGACGCTGTGGGGGCTACGATAGGAGATACAGCGTTTATGTGGGTTGATCTGGAGCATGAGAGTATCAAGCAACGTAGTTGAGCGCGTAACAGTTGAAAACTACTACTCTATCAACCATATCCGCGCCACTGTGGCGCGGTCTActtctgtttttctcctcgcccaaCGTCGCGTAAAGCAGTGCCAGACGACACACTGTCAGACTCGAGAACATGTAAGACGGCCGGCGTTGACAAGACGCCAGTTAGCCCGCACGACCTGAGCGTGGTGGCTCAGTATGCTCCAGTTTACTGGAATTCAGGACAGTTTTTGACAGTGAGTTCACTAAGCAGAGCCATAGCAGGTCTCTGCACTACGAGGAAATATCCACTATGGTAGACAAGACCAGATTGCTcagcgcgcgtgcggcttgACGGCAACAGTTAAGTACCCTGTGTGACCGCGCATGGGGAGTGGATAATGTGTCGCCTCGAAATCGACGGGGACAACCCCGGACTGCCGGTCTCTCTGCACCTTCTTGTGGCAGGATCCAAAATCACACGACGGCCTCGATGCAGCATCAGCTGCGCACTGTGCGTCGTCATGAtcacctccgccggcgcagcctcctgACTCGCCCTCTCGACTCTCAGGCGGGGCCCCACGGTGGCTTTGCCCTTCTGCCGAGGCAAATTCTTCAGGAAGAGCCTGACCCAGCTGCTGACTGATCAGCAGGGGAAATGTGGCGAGGTGCACCTCCTGGTCACTCCCCTCTCCCACGCAGCCTTGTCCCCCAcctgttttcctcttcttcctaCTGCCatctctcggcgtctcggACGAAGCCCCTTCTGCTTGGCGCTCCGTAGCGCTTCCTGGACAGGACACGCCAGGAGGAGATGCGGTGCTCGTTTCCGGCGGCAAGGCTGCGTCTGTATCTCCTCCGGCCCTCGCCGAAGTGTCCCCCTTCTCTTGAGGCGGGCAGTTCTGAACGAGGTTCGACAGCTCGGAATACACGTCTCCGCGAGTCGAGCAGTGGCGGGCAGTAGGCTTCGTGGTCCAGACCCCCCACGGCTTCCGCAGAACCTCGAACGTCCTGATGCCTGCACAGACATCATGCCACAAGCGGCTCCAAGTCTTAGCTTCATGCTCGCTGCAGACCCTCCCTGCTGCCCCAGAGAAGCGCACGCCGCCCTACCTGTCATATT from Besnoitia besnoiti strain Bb-Ger1 chromosome X, whole genome shotgun sequence encodes the following:
- a CDS encoding hypothetical protein (encoded by transcript BESB_018630) gives rise to the protein METATTARPASSKGTHLETEVLLQLLTWDPAAERAPMAGFHSLPTASSQSGKAAPYEVQPHEAKRNGGEAQRGGRALLREHLKLASYAANRPLMAPSSQEQQPALRGGAAPQLSTDCVREGDRAPHLSSLNAGKLERRETRAVRHRGSASSAGSLTSGMHTRCPSRESITSAGEEDRACPSTSNSSGPVEQHSGLAASQGADDGQEEDSEGAWQAHSPGEISQRESKLFDLQNGVELGPQALAAVTGSVCAQREDGGDACGEDSGGGGQDDAPEHRSSKREAVTAPASSSLEGVEGCHVPSGGGRLCHRLPKVSPRSASLSCRGLDSSESRPSAAGRPCGGVQSASTDAETQTAAARAVAAAGSRSSSEWLAAGADSCSACALSALPPSVGEEKSRNDVETCEADGGENLEGAGKMEQPWRGAAGMSGSFLDDARLFAHQGLKRRGAGSSRGSTCSSKEGSDTVPSYANSPGHTDAEECSEGPDDSPRLRAGAARPSRDDTADISADGSRTVNACASVSTSASEMFPDLRHAADELCDSSPLSEDDEEERQVREQLVRLQRRLQELQQRQQQKRQGGLSRSSRASPGAKRLRCSGGHAAETGDAREGDSRRIPIASRPSTLSTMDASSHCSRESAAANPGGERSSSSSPGLPGAHAASAHSSGAFSLPEANSPLHSSIRALADEDRTLLTSRNAETEERGSYRLPVRRMAEAVVDAADLDLGSQTAGEKESGPAGGSADISEAVCEYSRGSPREMPCGKRKHVDDEDDCPRQKGVDAGAEGRFIQAAASSLLSLLVNARAHDAANASGVDQRIPSPPSSSSVPSPSAQNGSTGAAAELLLQILASSQAAVKRASATWQQAAAGALEMYMPASYSEGHAVPGAHKGLAFWSGDRSCREELASFADEPNGLPASLLSLLGSAAAARTAADGQASFGGRGRSGLADRWQGASENWRAKEDDNTGDFGSSRTFAGGMGSGPCPSAGFTSPHAPLLRRAARAREHSLFDSEATTQLVSDMLGRGDSLSRALAGVASIAASAAPRLFPEPDSHGYANGADAAVKTMPVRARAGRSGEQELFTPLPYGDAARELLDRSAVACGSFVGSPHCDAGSQIRPGAGLLTDGVQNDKEDGKLSGGAGTTGAKAQRVLGGKDKI